CGATGGCGGTCAGCGGCAGCCCGCCCTGGCTGTTGAGGATGGGCGAGTAGCGGATCTCGGCGTAGCGCACGTTCTCGGCGGCCAGGTCCTCGGCCAACTCGTAGGAAATGCGCTCCAGCGCGTACTCCGTCTGCATCACCGACAGGGTGATGGCAAAGCGGTCCAGGTACTCCACCAGGTTGCGAGCGTCCTTCACGTGCATGTAATCGCGCAGCGCCTCGGGATCGCTGACCGGCATCGTGGCGCCGTACTCGGCGGCAAGCTCCAGCATGGTCTCCGGCCGGAGCGATCCGTCCAGGTGCACGTGCAGCTCGGCCTTGGGCAGCCGGTGCAGCAGTTCCCGCGTTACTTCGATGGCCATGGTTTCGGTCCTATTGCTGATTTGCGTGGCGGCCGTGGTTCCGGGATGAACGCGCAGGCGGGTGCACACCGGTGCACCCGCCTGCCGCAGAGGCCGCCTCGTTCGTCGCTCCGGTGGGGTATTGTACTTCGCCCGTCCGCCGCGCGCCACCTGCCGCGCCACTCCGGCCTCAGTGACCCTGCTCGCGGAAATCGGCCCGGGCGCGCGGGGAGTCCTCGGGCGGCAGGAGGGCGCCGAAGGTCAGCGGCGCGAATGCCTCGTCGGGCACCTCGTACCCCGCGGAACGGATGAGCCAAGCCGACGCGTCGCTGGCGGGGTAGCTGTCGCTGTGGGGAACGCTCGAAACGAAGGCGTACCCCGTCAGCCAATTCTGCCCGTCTTTCCGCAGGTGGCGGATGAGGACGATGATCCCGGGGCCGCTGCGCCCCAGCCGCCGCTCCTGGTACACCTCCGCGGGCGAGAGACGCTGTGCCTTCAGCCGCTGCCACGAGGCGGGTTGAGGATCCCCGGGCCGGTCGGCGTCGAACAGGCGGCGCGCCGCTTCGCCCGCCACGCTGTCGCGCTCTGCGTCGCTATCCAGCAGGGCTGCGAACAGGCTACTG
This portion of the Longimicrobium sp. genome encodes:
- a CDS encoding adenosine deaminase family protein; translated protein: MAIEVTRELLHRLPKAELHVHLDGSLRPETMLELAAEYGATMPVSDPEALRDYMHVKDARNLVEYLDRFAITLSVMQTEYALERISYELAEDLAAENVRYAEIRYSPILNSQGGLPLTAIVDAPLRGLARAKADFGIETAIIICGIRNMEPATSRDLADLTVAYKDRGVVAFDLAGAEYNYP